The following nucleotide sequence is from Gymnodinialimonas phycosphaerae.
CTGCGGCCACCACCAGGGCAGCCGCAGCGGGTTGCACGATCAGCCGCGGATTTCCGCGATTTCCTCGGCCGCGGCGTCCAGGGCTGCGCGGACATCGTCCTGCTCGCCGGAGGCCAGGCTGGAGATGGCGGTTTCCAGCACTTCGACGATGCGCAGCCAGTCATCACCGAACTCGATGCCATCCGCTGTTTCCAGCGCATCCGCCGCCGCGGCGTGGATGCCGCCCCAGCGCGCGTTGACCTCATCGTCCCGCATGTTCGAGAGGTGGACGGCGACCAACTCACTCAACTCGGGATCCAGCAAGACATCACGTTCCAGCGCCGGGTCCGTCAGCCACCCAAGATACTCGATCGCAGCGTCGCGGTTGTCGGATTCTGCGGTCACGCCGAAAATCCAGGTATTGGTGAACGTGGTCCGATCCCCGTCACCGACCGTGGGCATCGCCGCGAAGCCCAGTTGATCTGCCGTGATCGTCGACTGCTCGGGGTCGGTCAGCTGCGAGGAGACCCACCACCAGACCGGCAGCATGGCAGAGTTGCCCTGCTTGAAGCTGTTCACCGCGTCCTGCTCGACAAAGACTGCCGATCCAGCCGGGGCGATTTCATCCACCGTCAGGAAATTGATGTACTGCTCGGTCGCCATCACGCCAGCATCCGAGTTGAAGATCGGCTGGCCTGCATCATCGAACAGATCCCCGCCGTGCCCCCACAGCAGGTTCATCCAGACCATCAGGTTCTGGCCGTTCAGACGCCCGTAAGGCAGTGCGATGCCAGAAGCATCGGTTGCCTCCTGGATCGCTTGAGCGGCGGTCACGACCTCTTCCCAGGTCTGGGGCACCTCGACGCCTGCCTCTTCGAACAGGTCGGTACGGTAGAACATCAATTGTACGTGGCCGCGCACGGGCAGGCCGTAAAGTTCATCTCCGATCATGCCATGACGCATGTGGGCGGCAGGAAAATCGGACAGATCCGTGCCTTGCGCGGCGATCCCGTCACCGATGGGCTGGATCAGGTTGGTGAGGGACGGCACCCACTGGTCCATGATCGATACGACATCGTAATCGCCACCGCCGCCGATCATCTCGGCGGTCAGCGCCTCGCGCATGTTGGGGAACGGCACGTAATCAACTTCCACATCGATGCCTGTCGCTTCCTCGAACGCGGCGACGCGGGCCTCATGGGCCTGGAACTGGCTGGATGTCACCGCCAGGATGCGAACGGTCTCTCCGGCGAAGGGCTGGCCTTCGGTGGCCTCCCACGCGCTGGCGTGCCCGGCGGCAAGGGCTGCCGCGATGGCAAGCGTGCTGGTCAATACTTTCATCATATCCTCCCTGACAATGATCGCTCAATGGTTAAGGGCCACCTCTGTTTTCGTCAATATTATTATTGATAATTTTGTTGATGGTGTGAGAGCTCGTAGTATGAGTAAGATTGAAAGACCCGGATGAACGAGAAGACCATGGCGACCGAACTCGAAAAAGACTTGGAAAACGACATCATCTTCGGGATCTATCCCCCCGGCAGCCGCATCACGGAAGACAGCGTCATGGCGCAATACAATGCCAAGCGCCACGCCGTCCGCAGCGCCTTTGCGCTATTGGAAACCCAAGGCCTTCTGGTGCGCTGGCCCCATCGCGGTGTCGAAGTCGTGGAACTGACCCCCGATGAGGTCGACGCGCTTTATGATGTGCGCATCGTGTTGGAGACCGCCGCCGCCGCGCGCACGAAACTTCCCGTGGACCCGCAGATCGTGGATCGCCTCGAAGACATCGCCAAACGCCACACGGAGGCGTTCGAGACCGGCGATTTCCGCGCCGTGTTCTGGTTGAATCAGGAGTTCCATGAAGTGCAGTTCGCCTGCTGCGACAACCCCCGGCTGACCGCGCTGATCGCGCAACACGCCCGCATGGCGCAGCCGATTCGCGTCGTCAAATACGACGACGAAGCCCATATGCAGAACGTCATCCGTCAACACTACGCGATCATCGAAGCCATGCGGGGTGACGCGCGTGAGACCTATGTTCAGGCCACGAAAGAGCATCTGCCAGCCTCGGCTACGGCCTATCGCATGCTGTATGAACGGCGGTATCAGCGTCGGCGTGCATCCAGCTGACATCCAACTCGGGCTGTTGGGCTGGCAAGATCGATCGATGTGGGAAAGAGCCATGACACCAGAGTGTGCCCCGATGGCGAATTTGCAGGCCTTGCAGCAAGATCGCTGGCGGGAGCAAGGGGCGTATGTCGTGGCGCAGTCCTCCTTTTACCAACAGCTTTGGAAAGGTTCCCCGCCGCCGCGTGACCTGCGTGATCTGGCAGAGCTTCCGCTGTCCGACAAAGCGATGCTGCGTGCATCACAGGCCGCGCACCCCCCTTTCGGGGACTACCTCGCCGCAGCGGATGACGCCCCCGTGCGCCTGCACCGCACGTCTGGCACCACGGGCCAAGCCATGAACCTTGCCCTTTCCGCCCGCGATTGCGCGATCACGGAAGAAGTCGGCGGGCGGTGCCAATCCTCGGCCGGGCTGACGCCTGCCCACCGCGTGGTGCATTGCCTGAACTACCAGATGTGGATGGGCGGGCTGACCGATCACATGACCTTGCAGGCCACCGGCGCGCTGGTCATCCCTTTTGGCGTAGGGTCGACCGAATTGCTGGTGCGCACCATTCAGGAGGTCGGCATCGATGCCATTTCCTGCACACCCTCTTACCCCACCGTGTTGGAACGCGTGCTGGCCGAGGCCTTCCCCGGCCTCGCGCCCCGCGACCTGGGTCTGAAGCTGGGGCTCTTCGGCGGAGAGCCGGGGCTGGATGACCCGGCTTTCCGGGCGCGATTAAGGGACGTCTGGGGGATGGAGGCGCGCAATGCGAATTACGGCGTGTCGGATGTCTTCTCGAATTTCGCGGCGGAGTGCGCCCATGACACGCGGCTGCATTTCATGGCCAGCGATGTGCTTTTCCCCGAGCTGATCGACCCCGAGTATGGCACCCCCATTCAAATTGCGCCCGGCCAGAAGGGGGAGTTGGTGCTGACCCATCTGCTACGTGACTGCCAACCGTTGGTGCGGTTTCGGACCGGCGATATCATCGCCATCGATGAGACCGGGCCATGCCGCTGCGGGCGCACCGGGTTTCGTTTTCGCGTGGTCGGGCGATCCGACGACATGGTGGTGGTGCGAGGGCTGAACATGTTCCCCTCGATGGTGGCGGCGGTCCTGAACGAGTTCCGCGCGCTTTCGGGCGATTACCGGATATCGCTGGACGCCCCGCCGCCCCATGACCGTTTGCCGGTGATCGCCGAAGTGGCAGAGGGCCAGGAAGCGGCGCATGATCTGGCGGATCAGGTGGCCGCGCGTATCAAGCAACGCTTGGGTGCGACGGCGCAGGTGACGCTGGTGCCCCACGGCACATTTCCCCTGACCGAAGGCAAAACGAAACGCGTGATCCGAGGGTACCAATGACAGATTTCACCTATGACACCGTGTTGAGCGCGTTGGACGAACACGGCGTTCGCACCATAACCCTGAACCGGCCTGAGTGTCTGAACGCGATGAACCCGCAGCTTGTCGCGGACGTCGGGCGCGCCTTTGACGATGCCAACGCGGACCCCGGCACCCGCGCCATGATCCTGACCGGGGCTGGCAAGGCCTTCTGCGCGGGCGATGACCGGCGCGAACATACGCACCCCGAAACGGAAGAGCAGGCGCGCGCGCTGGTCGAGGCGATCCAGCGCTGCACCAACGCGATCGTGCTTGGCCCCAAACCCGTCGTGGGCGCGATCAACGGATGGGCCGTGGGCGGCGGCTTTGAATGGGCGATCAACTGCGACTTCCCGATCTGGGCCGACAGCGCCAAGGGCTTTTTCCCCGAGGTCTCGCTGAACCTGTTCGTCACCGGCGCCGTGACCGCCTTGTTGCCGGGCATGGTCGGCCTCCACAAAGCGCGCGAAATGCTGTTTT
It contains:
- a CDS encoding phenylacetate--CoA ligase family protein produces the protein MTPECAPMANLQALQQDRWREQGAYVVAQSSFYQQLWKGSPPPRDLRDLAELPLSDKAMLRASQAAHPPFGDYLAAADDAPVRLHRTSGTTGQAMNLALSARDCAITEEVGGRCQSSAGLTPAHRVVHCLNYQMWMGGLTDHMTLQATGALVIPFGVGSTELLVRTIQEVGIDAISCTPSYPTVLERVLAEAFPGLAPRDLGLKLGLFGGEPGLDDPAFRARLRDVWGMEARNANYGVSDVFSNFAAECAHDTRLHFMASDVLFPELIDPEYGTPIQIAPGQKGELVLTHLLRDCQPLVRFRTGDIIAIDETGPCRCGRTGFRFRVVGRSDDMVVVRGLNMFPSMVAAVLNEFRALSGDYRISLDAPPPHDRLPVIAEVAEGQEAAHDLADQVAARIKQRLGATAQVTLVPHGTFPLTEGKTKRVIRGYQ
- a CDS encoding ABC transporter substrate-binding protein; the encoded protein is MKVLTSTLAIAAALAAGHASAWEATEGQPFAGETVRILAVTSSQFQAHEARVAAFEEATGIDVEVDYVPFPNMREALTAEMIGGGGDYDVVSIMDQWVPSLTNLIQPIGDGIAAQGTDLSDFPAAHMRHGMIGDELYGLPVRGHVQLMFYRTDLFEEAGVEVPQTWEEVVTAAQAIQEATDASGIALPYGRLNGQNLMVWMNLLWGHGGDLFDDAGQPIFNSDAGVMATEQYINFLTVDEIAPAGSAVFVEQDAVNSFKQGNSAMLPVWWWVSSQLTDPEQSTITADQLGFAAMPTVGDGDRTTFTNTWIFGVTAESDNRDAAIEYLGWLTDPALERDVLLDPELSELVAVHLSNMRDDEVNARWGGIHAAAADALETADGIEFGDDWLRIVEVLETAISSLASGEQDDVRAALDAAAEEIAEIRG
- a CDS encoding GntR family transcriptional regulator; protein product: MNEKTMATELEKDLENDIIFGIYPPGSRITEDSVMAQYNAKRHAVRSAFALLETQGLLVRWPHRGVEVVELTPDEVDALYDVRIVLETAAAARTKLPVDPQIVDRLEDIAKRHTEAFETGDFRAVFWLNQEFHEVQFACCDNPRLTALIAQHARMAQPIRVVKYDDEAHMQNVIRQHYAIIEAMRGDARETYVQATKEHLPASATAYRMLYERRYQRRRASS
- a CDS encoding enoyl-CoA hydratase/isomerase family protein — protein: MTDFTYDTVLSALDEHGVRTITLNRPECLNAMNPQLVADVGRAFDDANADPGTRAMILTGAGKAFCAGDDRREHTHPETEEQARALVEAIQRCTNAIVLGPKPVVGAINGWAVGGGFEWAINCDFPIWADSAKGFFPEVSLNLFVTGAVTALLPGMVGLHKAREMLFFGEHYDATTLGDLGVAWKVVPDADLIGAAHETARKLAELPPLSVRAMKRVLTFASVPDIHRAMQLETDATVAGFMDPETTRRLNAF